In Nymphaea colorata isolate Beijing-Zhang1983 chromosome 3, ASM883128v2, whole genome shotgun sequence, a genomic segment contains:
- the LOC116249863 gene encoding pentatricopeptide repeat-containing protein At2g13600-like, with the protein MDFCVPSSLCRPSLPHKASSLVSPFPDRLALSHSATCASTIIRTPVDRHPDAMSLKILSSVNRERLPLDKQRTIEQVLAKLRDSEPTRKAYAQILRLYIEMGLPDESLRVYFAMKAEGFTPGVVLETSLLNLCMNSGFPDVARQIFGQMPEKNVVTWTSLIVGCIKNDQHWIGFALFCQMLAAGVCPNDFTFNAAVQACTSLDDGKQVHSLAVKTGFISDSRVENCLIDMYARYGVISDAQRIFEKMLCPDVVSYTTLIAGLSHNGFFETAINAFVRMLNMGLSPNEHTVGSVLVACGNIFACKLGMQIHAYAIKSELCGIYAASSLVHMYSKGSLIDYARTVFDVMEVKNLVTWSGMIDGYVKNGLVKAALFLFMQMLVMGIKPNEYTLATLISSCGLSSIGISEALQLHGYAIKLNYESNNHVMNALITMYARKNMVDELGHVFKRIAFRDSVSWSAAIAGYAQNEQNEEAARMLCLMHREGAEPTKHAFASVISSCGDLAALDQGRHFHALALKSSFDQHICVSNALVSMYSKCGSMVDACMAFEVTPEPDVMSWNTLIHGYAHHGMGGEALQVFERMTSLGEVPDGATIVGILSACSHAGYVNEARKYFAKIKSEYGVTPTISHYCCMVDTLGRAGKLDEAAELIKEMPFEPDGIIWKTLLAACRLHKDLRLGKIAAAQAISLSPNDSANYILLANLLEENGEPDGAERARRVMETMCAKKEAGYSWIEIRNVVHAFSSRDKSHPCTKHIYAKLEELLIEMKEAGYKPDLDIGT; encoded by the coding sequence ATGGACTTCTGCGTTCCCTCCTCCTTGTGCAGGCCCTCTCTTCCGCACAAGGCTTCTTCTCTTGTATCTCCATTTCCAGACAGATTGGCTCTGTCTCATTCAGCAACTTGCGCTTCCACCATCATCCGGACACCCGTGGACAGGCATCCGGACGCGATGTCTTTAAAGATACTCTCCTCCGTAAACCGGGAGCGCTTACCATTAGACAAACAGAGGACAATTGAGCAAGTTTTAGCGAAATTACGGGATTCGGAGCCTACACGCAAAGCATATGCTCAGATCTTGCGTTTATATATCGAAATGGGCCTTCCGGATGAATCTTTAAGGGTCTATTTTGCTATGAAAGCTGAGGGGTTTACTCCGGGAGTTGTGTTGGAAACCAGTCTTTTGAATCTTTGCATGAATTCTGGTTTTCCGGATGTTGCCCGCCAAATATTTGGTCAAATGCCCGAAAAAAATGTTGTAACTTGGACGTCCCTGATTGTTGGTTGCATTAAGAACGACCAACACTGGATTGGTTTCGCTCTCTTCTGCCAAATGTTGGCTGCTGGAGTTTGTCCAAACGACTTCACGTTCAATGCTGCGGTTCAGGCGTGTACGTCGTTGGACGATGGGAAGCAGGTGCATTCTCTAGCGGTGAAGACTGGATTCATTTCTGATTCCAGAGTAGAGAATTGTTTGATTGACATGTATGCTAGATATGGTGTGATCAGCGATGCCCAACgaatatttgagaaaatgctCTGTCCAGACGTTGTGTCCTACACCACCTTGATTGCCGGGCTTTCTCATAATGGTTTCTTCGAGACAGCAATAAATGCTTTTGTGAGAATGCTAAACATGGGGCTCAGCCCAAATGAGCACACAGTTGGAAGTGTCCTGGTTGCCTGTGGCAACATATTTGCTTGCAAATTAGGTATGCAGATCCATGCTTATGCAATCAAGTCAGAACTTTGTGGTATCTATGCTGCCAGCTCCCTGGTACATATGTACTCAAAGGGTTCTCTAATCGATTATGCAAGAACAGTTTTTGATGTAATGGAGGTCAAGAATTTGGTCACCTGGAGTGGAATGATTGATGGTTATGTGAAGAATGGGCTTGTAAAAGCAGCacttttcttgttcatgcaGATGCTGGTTATGGGTATCAAGCCCAACGAGTACACGCTTGCGAccttaatttcttcttgtggGCTGTCATCCATTGGCATCAGCGAAGCACTTCAATTACATGGTTATGCAATTAAGCTCAATTACGAATCGAATAACCATGTCATGAATGCCTTGATTACCATGTATGCTAGAAAGAACATGGTTGATGAACTCGGCCATGTATTTAAGAGAATAGCCTTCCGCGATTCAGTTTCATGGTCAGCTGCAATTGCAGGATACGcccaaaatgaacaaaatgaagaagCTGCAAGAATGCTATGCTTGATGCACAGGGAAGGTGCTGAGCCCACCAAACACGCGTTCGCTAGTGTTATTAGTTCTTGTGGTGATCTTGCAGCCTTGGACCAAGGCAGACACTTCCATGCTCTAGCACTGAAGTCCTCATTTGATCAGCACATATGTGTGTCGAATGCACTTGTATCGATGTACTCAAAGTGTGGAAGCATGGTTGATGCATGTATGGCTTTTGAGGTTACACCTGAACCTGATGTCATGTCATGGAACACATTGATACATGGTTATGCGCATCATGGTATGGGCGGGGAAGCTCTTCAAGTGTTTGAGAGGATGACCAGCTTAGGTGAAGTTCCGGATGGAGCAACCATAGTTGGGATCCTTTCTGCGTGCAGCCATGCAGGTTACGTAAATGAAGCACGTAAATACTTCGCTAAAATAAAGAGTGAATATGGTGTGACACCAACAATTTCACATTACTGTTGTATGGTTGACACGCTTGGTCGAGCGGGGAAATTGGATGAAGCAGCTGAGCTGATTAAGGAGATGCCCTTCGAACCTGATGGCATAATATGGAAGACTCTCTTGGCTGCATGCAGACTGCACAAGGATCTTAGACTTGGCAAGATTGCTGCAGCACAAGCAATCTCCTTATCTCCCAACGATTCAGCTAACTACATTCTTCTCGCAAATTTACTGGAAGAAAATGGCGAGCCTGATGGAGCAGAAAGGGCAAGGAGAGTAATGGAGACCATGTGTGCAAAGAAGGAAGCGGGGTATAGCTGGATTGAGATCAGAAATGTGGTTCATGCCTTTTCCTCTAGGGATAAGTCTCACCCTTGTACCAAACATATCTATGCCAAGTTGGAAGAACTACTCATTGAAATGAAAGAGGCTGGTTATAAACCGGACCTCGACATTGGTACTTGA